Proteins encoded by one window of Streptococcus suis S735:
- the tuf gene encoding elongation factor Tu, with product MAKEKYDRSKPHVNIGTIGHVDHGKTTLTAAITTVLARRLPSSVNQPKDYASIDAAPEERERGITINTAHVEYETEKRHYAHIDAPGHADYVKNMITGAAQMDGAILVVASTDGPMPQTREHILLSRQVGVKHLIVFMNKVDLVDDEELLELVEMEIRDLLSEYDFPGDDLPVIQGSALKALEGDSKYEDIVMELMNTVDEYIPEPERDTDKPLLLPVEDVFSITGRGTVASGRIDRGTVRVNDEIEIVGLQEEKSKAVVTGVEMFRKQLDEGLAGDNVGVLLRGVQRDEIERGQVISKPGSINPHTKFKGEVYILTKEEGGRHTPFFDNYRPQFYFRTTDVTGSIKLPEGTEMVMPGDNVTIDVELIHPIAVEQGTTFSIREGGRTVGSGMVTEIEA from the coding sequence ATGGCAAAAGAAAAATACGATCGTAGTAAACCACACGTTAACATTGGTACAATTGGACACGTTGACCACGGTAAAACTACTTTGACAGCAGCTATCACAACTGTATTGGCACGTCGCTTGCCTTCATCAGTTAACCAACCTAAAGACTATGCGTCTATCGATGCTGCTCCAGAAGAGCGCGAGCGCGGTATCACTATCAACACTGCACACGTTGAGTACGAAACTGAAAAACGTCACTATGCTCACATCGACGCTCCAGGACACGCGGACTACGTTAAAAACATGATCACTGGTGCTGCTCAGATGGACGGTGCGATCCTTGTAGTAGCTTCAACTGACGGTCCAATGCCACAAACTCGTGAGCACATCCTTCTTTCACGTCAGGTTGGTGTTAAACACCTTATCGTCTTCATGAACAAAGTTGACTTGGTTGACGATGAAGAATTGCTTGAGTTGGTTGAAATGGAAATCCGTGACCTTCTTTCAGAATACGATTTCCCAGGTGATGATCTTCCAGTTATCCAAGGTTCAGCTCTTAAAGCTCTTGAAGGTGACTCTAAGTACGAAGACATCGTTATGGAATTGATGAACACTGTTGATGAGTACATTCCAGAACCAGAACGCGACACTGACAAACCATTGTTGCTTCCAGTCGAGGACGTATTCTCAATCACTGGTCGTGGTACTGTAGCTTCAGGACGTATCGACCGTGGTACTGTTCGTGTCAACGACGAAATCGAAATCGTTGGTCTTCAAGAAGAAAAATCTAAAGCAGTTGTTACTGGTGTTGAAATGTTCCGTAAACAACTTGACGAAGGTCTTGCCGGCGATAACGTTGGTGTGCTTCTTCGTGGTGTACAACGTGATGAAATCGAACGTGGTCAAGTTATCTCTAAACCAGGTTCTATCAACCCACACACTAAATTCAAAGGTGAAGTTTACATCCTTACTAAAGAAGAAGGTGGACGTCACACTCCATTCTTCGACAACTACCGTCCACAGTTCTACTTCCGTACAACTGACGTAACTGGTTCAATCAAATTGCCAGAAGGTACTGAAATGGTAATGCCTGGTGATAACGTTACTATCGACGTTGAATTGATCCACCCAATCGCCGTTGAACAAGGTACTACTTTCTCTATCCGTGAAGGTGGACGTACTGTTGGTTCAGGTATGGTTACAGAAATCGAAGCTTAA
- the tpiA gene encoding triose-phosphate isomerase: MSRKPIIAGNWKMNKNPQEAQAFVEAIAGKLPAGDKIEAAIAAPAVDLNALLWFAKDSELKVAAQNCYFEDAGAFTGETSPKVLAEMGVNYVVIGHSERRDYFHETDEDINKKAHAIFRNGLTPIICCGESLETYEAGKAVEFVGAQVSAALKDLTADQVASLVIAYEPIWAIGTGKSATKDDAQNMCKAVRDVVAADFGQEVADKVRVQYGGSVNPSNVAEYMACPDVDGALVGGASLEAESFLALLNF, from the coding sequence ATGTCACGTAAACCAATCATTGCCGGTAACTGGAAAATGAACAAAAATCCTCAAGAAGCACAAGCTTTCGTTGAGGCAATTGCAGGAAAATTGCCTGCAGGCGACAAAATTGAAGCAGCTATCGCAGCTCCAGCTGTAGATTTGAACGCTCTCTTATGGTTCGCTAAAGATTCTGAATTGAAAGTTGCTGCTCAAAACTGCTACTTTGAAGATGCTGGTGCCTTCACTGGTGAAACATCTCCAAAAGTATTGGCTGAAATGGGTGTTAACTATGTTGTTATCGGTCACTCAGAGCGTCGTGATTACTTCCACGAAACTGATGAAGATATTAATAAAAAAGCTCATGCAATCTTCCGTAACGGTTTGACTCCAATCATCTGTTGTGGTGAGTCACTTGAAACTTACGAAGCTGGTAAAGCAGTAGAATTTGTAGGTGCTCAAGTTTCTGCAGCTTTGAAAGACTTGACTGCTGATCAAGTAGCATCACTTGTTATTGCTTATGAGCCAATCTGGGCAATCGGTACTGGTAAATCAGCTACTAAAGATGATGCACAAAACATGTGTAAAGCTGTTCGTGACGTTGTTGCTGCTGATTTCGGTCAAGAAGTTGCAGACAAAGTTCGCGTTCAATACGGTGGTTCTGTAAACCCATCAAACGTTGCTGAATACATGGCATGTCCAGACGTTGACGGTGCGCTTGTTGGTGGTGCATCACTTGAAGCAGAAAGCTTCTTGGCTTTGTTGAACTTCTAA
- the yidA gene encoding sugar-phosphatase, which produces MSIKLVAIDIDGTLLNSQHQITAEVHSTIQEAKKAGVKIVIATGRPISGVQAILEELNLTEAGDYVITFNGGLVQDAATGEDIVKDTLTYEDYLDIESAARKLKLPMHASTKEGIYTANRNIGKYTIYESTLVSAPIFYRTPEEMADKEIIKTMMVDEPEILDAAIPLLPTSLTEKYNVAKSAPFYLEITPKTVNKGQAIIHLAEKLGLTMDQTMAIGDQENDRPMLEVVGNPVVMENGNPELKKIAKYITKSNDESGVAHAFREWVLK; this is translated from the coding sequence ATGAGCATTAAACTTGTCGCCATCGATATTGATGGTACACTACTAAATAGTCAACACCAAATTACAGCTGAAGTACACTCAACAATCCAAGAAGCAAAAAAAGCAGGCGTTAAAATTGTTATTGCTACTGGTCGCCCCATTTCCGGTGTTCAAGCAATTTTAGAAGAACTCAATCTTACAGAAGCAGGTGACTACGTCATCACTTTTAACGGTGGCTTAGTCCAAGATGCAGCAACTGGTGAGGATATTGTCAAAGATACCTTGACTTATGAGGATTATCTCGACATCGAATCTGCTGCCCGTAAACTCAAGCTCCCAATGCATGCCAGCACCAAGGAAGGTATCTATACTGCCAACCGTAACATCGGTAAATACACCATTTACGAATCCACACTAGTAAGTGCACCCATTTTCTATCGCACTCCTGAAGAAATGGCTGACAAGGAAATCATCAAAACAATGATGGTTGATGAGCCAGAAATTCTTGATGCTGCTATTCCACTTCTACCGACCAGCTTGACTGAGAAGTACAACGTAGCAAAATCAGCACCATTTTATTTGGAAATCACCCCTAAAACTGTTAACAAGGGACAAGCTATCATTCATCTAGCTGAGAAGCTTGGACTAACTATGGATCAAACCATGGCCATCGGTGACCAAGAAAATGACCGTCCAATGTTGGAAGTTGTTGGTAATCCTGTTGTCATGGAAAACGGAAATCCTGAATTGAAGAAAATCGCCAAATACATTACGAAATCAAATGATGAGAGCGGTGTAGCCCACGCTTTTAGAGAATGGGTACTGAAGTAG
- a CDS encoding HD domain-containing protein yields MIEKVFRDPVHNYVHVDHELIYKLINTKEFQRLRRIKQLGTTSYTFHGGEHSRFSHCLGAYEIARRITQKFEDKYPQIWDTNESLLTMVAALLHDVGHGAYSHTFERLFDTDHEEMTCAIITSPETEINALLKQVSPEFPDKVASVIKHTYPNKQVVQLISSQIDVDRMDYLLRDSYFTGANYGEFDLTRILRVIRPTENGIAFKESGMHAVEDYVLSRYQMYMQVYFHPASRSMEVLLQNLLNRAKLLYTGEQEFFARTSPRLLPFFEHRIRLTDYLSLDDGVMNTYFQSWIDGPDRILSDLAQRYINRKVLKSITFKAEEEEALDRLRSLVADVGFDPEYYTAIHHNFDLPYDIYRPNAEKKRTQIEIYRKDETLVELSSLSPIVHSLSGTIHGDSRFYFPKEMLEETGIFAPQIADFNSHIHNDHFIIGESNEH; encoded by the coding sequence ATGATAGAAAAAGTATTTCGCGATCCAGTTCATAACTATGTACATGTTGATCATGAGCTGATTTATAAACTTATCAATACAAAAGAATTTCAGCGACTACGCCGCATCAAGCAACTAGGGACTACTTCCTATACCTTCCATGGTGGCGAGCATAGCCGCTTTTCGCACTGCCTTGGCGCCTACGAAATCGCCAGACGGATTACTCAAAAATTTGAAGACAAGTATCCACAAATCTGGGATACAAATGAGTCCCTACTGACCATGGTTGCTGCGCTACTCCATGATGTCGGACACGGAGCCTATTCTCATACCTTCGAGCGTCTATTTGATACAGACCATGAGGAAATGACCTGTGCTATTATTACTAGTCCAGAAACGGAAATCAATGCTCTGTTGAAACAAGTTTCACCTGAGTTTCCAGACAAGGTTGCTAGTGTTATCAAACACACCTATCCAAATAAACAGGTCGTTCAACTCATTTCGAGCCAGATTGATGTTGACCGGATGGATTATCTATTACGAGATTCCTACTTCACAGGTGCGAACTATGGTGAATTTGACCTAACTAGGATATTACGTGTCATTCGCCCGACAGAAAATGGAATTGCCTTCAAAGAATCTGGTATGCATGCAGTAGAAGACTACGTTCTCAGCCGCTACCAGATGTACATGCAAGTCTATTTTCATCCAGCAAGCCGCTCTATGGAAGTCCTATTGCAGAATTTACTCAATCGTGCCAAACTACTATATACTGGTGAACAGGAGTTTTTTGCACGAACTTCACCTCGGCTATTACCTTTTTTTGAGCATCGTATCCGTCTAACCGACTACCTCAGTCTGGATGATGGAGTTATGAATACTTACTTTCAATCATGGATAGATGGACCAGATCGTATATTATCTGACTTAGCCCAGCGCTATATCAATAGGAAAGTGCTCAAATCCATCACTTTCAAGGCCGAAGAAGAGGAAGCTTTGGACCGCCTGCGTAGCCTGGTCGCAGACGTCGGGTTTGACCCAGAATACTATACTGCTATTCACCACAACTTTGATTTGCCGTATGACATTTACCGACCGAATGCAGAAAAGAAACGGACTCAAATTGAGATTTATCGCAAAGATGAAACCTTGGTAGAACTATCCTCTCTATCACCAATTGTCCATTCCTTATCAGGCACAATCCATGGCGATAGCCGCTTCTATTTCCCAAAAGAAATGTTAGAAGAAACAGGAATTTTCGCACCTCAAATAGCTGATTTTAACAGCCACATACATAACGATCATTTTATAATTGGAGAATCAAATGAGCATTAA
- a CDS encoding sulfite exporter TauE/SafE family protein, which translates to MNNQIILLTIQVFIVALILWMLYTILSYAKKHDISLKEKFWTGFGIGYVTDLLDTLGIGTFATTTTMFKLTKLVEDDRKIPATMTTAHIIPVLVEALLFITIVEVDMVTLIAMAAAAFTGAFVGAKVTQKWDTKKVQRILGILLIIAACFMVYRMITNPGADLTNEVKGLTGWKLAVGIAFDFMVGMLMSMGLGNYAPELIFFSLMGISPAVALPVMMLNAAMIMTAGAKQFIQSGRVNWPGVPGIVVGGVLGVLTAAFFLSNLDINNLKILVVFIAAYTGFTLLRSSFVTRIKK; encoded by the coding sequence ATGAATAATCAAATTATCTTATTAACTATTCAGGTCTTTATTGTAGCCCTGATTCTTTGGATGCTTTACACAATTCTATCCTATGCTAAAAAGCACGATATTTCTCTAAAAGAGAAATTTTGGACAGGATTTGGGATCGGTTATGTTACTGATTTGCTAGACACCTTGGGGATTGGAACCTTTGCAACGACAACCACTATGTTTAAACTGACAAAGTTGGTGGAAGACGATCGTAAAATTCCTGCGACCATGACAACGGCGCACATCATACCAGTCTTAGTAGAGGCGCTATTGTTTATTACGATAGTTGAGGTTGATATGGTCACTCTGATTGCTATGGCAGCAGCGGCATTTACGGGTGCCTTTGTTGGTGCCAAGGTAACTCAAAAATGGGATACAAAGAAAGTTCAACGAATTCTTGGGATTTTACTAATTATTGCAGCCTGTTTCATGGTCTATCGCATGATTACTAACCCTGGCGCAGATCTTACCAATGAAGTAAAGGGCTTAACTGGTTGGAAACTGGCTGTTGGTATTGCCTTTGATTTTATGGTGGGAATGCTGATGAGTATGGGACTGGGTAACTATGCTCCTGAGTTAATTTTCTTCTCATTGATGGGAATTAGTCCAGCGGTTGCTCTTCCAGTTATGATGTTGAATGCTGCTATGATTATGACAGCTGGTGCCAAGCAGTTTATCCAATCAGGACGAGTAAACTGGCCAGGAGTTCCAGGAATCGTTGTCGGTGGGGTGCTAGGTGTTTTGACAGCCGCTTTCTTCCTATCAAATTTGGATATTAATAATTTGAAAATTTTAGTTGTCTTCATTGCAGCGTATACAGGTTTTACTCTGCTTCGTTCATCCTTTGTTACTAGGATTAAAAAATAG